The sequence CTGCACGCTGACAGCGGGGATGGAAAAGCTCTTCCATTCCGACGTCCGCATCGGCTTCCTCGCGCACGCAGGCAAGTTCGGCGATGCTGTCGCCCGCGGCGAGGTTCTGGCACCCGCCAAGACCATGGAACAGATGCAGCGCATCGTTTTCAACGACTATGTCAATGCGAGCCTCTGCGCGGTTTTTGTTGCCATCGTCATGGCAATGGCCATTTTCGGAGTCACGGCGGCGTGGCGCGCCTACGCCAATCCGAATCCGACCGCTCGCGAGACACCAGCGAGCGTGAAAGGAGCGGCCGCACATGCATGATATCATTCCACAGCGCCGCAAGCCCCGGCAGCCCATCACACAACGCCTGCAACGCCTGTGGAAGGCCGCGGGGCGAACAGCCCATCTGATGATCGGAGTGCCGGATTACGACGTCTACGTCGAGCACTGCCGGCGGCATCACCCCGATCGTCCGCCGATGGACCGGCAGGCGTTCTTCCGCAATCGTCTTGACGCCCGCTATGGCGGCGCCAACGGCGGACGCTGCTGCTGAAGACGCACCCCTGACAATGACGGCGGCCAGAACTACAATCTGGCCGCCGCTCTGGCGTAATAGGGACGGATCGCTCGCGCGAACGCCTGCTGACAGCAACTAATGCCCCCTCTATGATCCCGCTTCGCGCCGGGCGGAGGCCATGACCATCCGGCAGCGAGGACTCGCACCGGTTCTTCGGATGTGAGTCTCAATCAGACGCTCGAAGGCAAGGGACCAAGCGCAATGCTCGACAACCTGGCGGATCATCCGTTCGCCGTCATGATTTGCGGCCACGGCAGCCGCTCCAACGCCGCCGTCGATGAATTCCATACGCTGGCACAACACCTGCGGCAACGTATGCCGGCCTGCGATGTCGAAAGTGGCTTTCTCGAATTTGCCCGGCCGGTGATCCGCGACGGCTTGGAGGCCCTCAAGGCTCGGGGGGCCAAACGCATCGTCTGCCTGCCCGGCATGCTCTTCGCCGCCGGTCACGTCAAGAACGACCTGCCAGCGGAGATCAACGCGTTCGCCGCGGAAAATCCGCAGATCAGCCTGACCTTCGGGCGCGAACTTGCGATCGAAACCAAGCTTCTGCGCGCATCGGCCGCCCGCATCGCGGCCGCCGAAGCCGCGTGCGAACGCCAGATCCCGCGCAAGGACACGCTGCTGATGGTCGTCGGCCGGGGGACGAACGATCCCGACGCCAACTCCAACGTTTCCAAGGTCGCCCGGATGCTGTGGGAGGGCATGGGTTTCGGCTGGACTGAGGTTTGCTATTCCGGCGTTGCCTATCCGCTGGTCGACGAGGGCCTGCGCCACGCGGTCAAGCTCGGCTACCGGCGGATCATCGTCTTTCCCTATTTCCTGTTCACCGGCATTCTCGTCGATCGCATCTACACGCATGCCGATGCCTGCCAGGAGACGCATCCGCAGATCGAGATCGTCAAGGCGGAGTATCTCAACGATCACCCGCTGGTCATCGATACGTTCGTCGAGCGGCTGGACGAGGCCCTCAACGGCGCCAATCAGATGAACTGCCTGCTGTGCAAGTACCGCGAGCAGGTCCTCGGCTACGAGAAAGACCAGGGCGCGCCGCAGATGGGACACCATTTCCACGTCGTCGGCATTGGCACCGACGCCGATCATGGCCACCATCATCATGATCACGGACCAGGACACGACGCGCACCATCATGGTCATGGTCATGGTCATGGTCATGGTCATGACCACGCCCACAGCCACACGCACGCGAACCATTCCCGAGACCATCTCGACGACGACAAGGTCAGTCCCGTGAAAGGCTGAGCGGTGACGGGCTGTTCCTTCGGGCGATGACGCTCTGCCATGCCGTCACTGTTCGATGCCTATGTCATGGTCGACTGGAGCGCCGCCGCTGTCCCGGTCGACGGCGCCGATAGCGTCTGGATCGCCGCGTCGGAGCGTAGGGATGGCGCGCTCGTCGCGCCGCGGCTCGTCAATCCTCCGACGCGCGCGGCGGCGATGGCATTTCTCGCCGACCTGCTCAGCGATCTGATCGCTCGTGATCAGATCGCCCTCGTCGGCTTCGACTTCGCGTTCGGCTATCCCGCCGGCTTTGCCGAGCGTCTGAGCGGTCCCGGCGCCGATTGGCGCAGCGTCTGGAAAGACCTCGCGTTCCGCCTGCGCGATGACGAGGACAATGCCAACGACCGCTTTGCCGTAGCCGCCGCCCTGAACGAGCGGCTCTCCGGCGGCCCGTTTCCGTTCTGGGGCTGCCCACCTTCAGCCGCAGGTCCGATGCTGACGACGACCAAGCCCGCCGGCTTCTGTGAAGGCCTCGCGGAATTGCGGCATTGCGACCGGGCGGCGGGCGGACCTCACCCGGTGTGGAAGCTGGCATATCCGGGCAGCGTCGGCAGCCAGTCGTTGCTCGGTATCGCCCGCCTGTTCGCGTTGCGCCATCACCCCTGGCTTGAGGCCGTGGCGCGCATCTGGCCGTTCGAGACCGGATTGCGTCGATTGGAACGGCCGTCGGCGGAGGGATGGCGAGTGCTGTTCGCTGAGATCTATCCCTCTATCTTCGATTCCTCGCGGGTTGAGCACGCGATCAAGGATGCCCGCCAGGTCCTGGCGGTGATCACGGAGCTCGCCGGCCTCGACGACGCGGGACGGCTTTCCGCTTTGTTCGGCGGCCCTTCGAGCCTGACCCAGGAGCA is a genomic window of Rhodospirillales bacterium containing:
- a CDS encoding YbdD/YjiX family protein, whose translation is MHDIIPQRRKPRQPITQRLQRLWKAAGRTAHLMIGVPDYDVYVEHCRRHHPDRPPMDRQAFFRNRLDARYGGANGGRCC
- a CDS encoding precorrin-8X methylmutase → MPSLFDAYVMVDWSAAAVPVDGADSVWIAASERRDGALVAPRLVNPPTRAAAMAFLADLLSDLIARDQIALVGFDFAFGYPAGFAERLSGPGADWRSVWKDLAFRLRDDEDNANDRFAVAAALNERLSGGPFPFWGCPPSAAGPMLTTTKPAGFCEGLAELRHCDRAAGGPHPVWKLAYPGSVGSQSLLGIARLFALRHHPWLEAVARIWPFETGLRRLERPSAEGWRVLFAEIYPSIFDSSRVEHAIKDARQVLAVITELAGLDDAGRLSALFGGPSSLTQEQRRMIEREEAWILGIETSARAKRVATVAKSAYSYIRDPQEIYRRSFATVRAEIDVSDMPADLEGLAVRLVHAAGDPAIARDLAWSDGAGATGRAALAKGATILVDAQMLAAGIIRARLPANNAVVCMLGEPGLAEDALAIGNTRSAAAVDRWAHRWGGAVITIGNAPTALFRLLEHLDAGAPRPALILGFPVGFIGAAESKDALIAHPAGVPFVALRGRRGGSAYAAAAINALASEAE
- a CDS encoding sirohydrochlorin chelatase, with the translated sequence MICGHGSRSNAAVDEFHTLAQHLRQRMPACDVESGFLEFARPVIRDGLEALKARGAKRIVCLPGMLFAAGHVKNDLPAEINAFAAENPQISLTFGRELAIETKLLRASAARIAAAEAACERQIPRKDTLLMVVGRGTNDPDANSNVSKVARMLWEGMGFGWTEVCYSGVAYPLVDEGLRHAVKLGYRRIIVFPYFLFTGILVDRIYTHADACQETHPQIEIVKAEYLNDHPLVIDTFVERLDEALNGANQMNCLLCKYREQVLGYEKDQGAPQMGHHFHVVGIGTDADHGHHHHDHGPGHDAHHHGHGHGHGHGHDHAHSHTHANHSRDHLDDDKVSPVKG